In one Oxyura jamaicensis isolate SHBP4307 breed ruddy duck chromosome 14, BPBGC_Ojam_1.0, whole genome shotgun sequence genomic region, the following are encoded:
- the LOC118174503 gene encoding protein NYNRIN-like, protein MPECPVPLLGRDLLTKLNATLVFENGELIMKVPESKVGQILMITEKAVPQIPEEVEDAVIPTVWETDVPGKSKGAQPVKIELKEGVRPVRIRQYPLKLETRLGIVNIIDKFLNYHILEECKSEYNTPIFPVKKPNGEYRLVQDLRAINEITKDIHPVVANPYTLLTSVKEKYKWFTVIDLKDAFFCIPIDKDSRKLFAFEWENPHNGRKMQLTWTRLPQGFKNSPTLFGSQLAKEIEDWTKQGCIQVPRDQYLLLQYVDDILIATEEESQCIQVTIEILNQLGMNGYKVSKEKVQIACLTVIYLGCEISQGQRRLGVNRIRAICDIPEPQNLHELRAFLGMTGWCRLWVMDYGLIAKPLYEAQKAHVLVWGKEQKEAFRKMKEALTKAPALGLPDLSKDFQLFVHERQRLALGVLTQRLGSWKRPVGYFSKQLDAVSAGWPSCLRAVAATVLLIQEARKLTLGKHIEVFVPHMVTTVLEQKGGYWLSPSRMMKYQAILTEQDDVTLNTTNLLNPAVFLGTSPEEGSLNHNCMEVIEYTYASRADLKDTPLERYDWELFTDGSSFVENGTRYAGYAVTTSRTIIEANSLTPGTSAQRAEIIALTRALELSEGREVNIWTDSKYAFGVVHVHGALWKERGLLSSQGANIKHQEEIMKLITAVQKPRQVAIMHCKAHQGGTSEIAEGNRLADQTARRVAREVWKLMALIPSKVGLSCFNFPKFPRYSQEDEKLAKLMKAQKNSDGWYVTATGQVVIPSLIMREILQTKHNECHWGAEAMVTYLKHNIVSVHMLTMAKAVMSKCEICLKNNPVARKHAEMGRIRTGMEPGDYWQIDFIELPRTRGYKYLLVGVDTFSGWPEALPCRTNQARETVKWLLREIIPRFGVPLGISSDRGPHFIATVVKDVSRLLGISWNLHTPWRPQSSGQVERMNQTLKGQISKICQEAKIQWPQALPIALLRIRIKPRSGMSVSPFEIMYGKPYESPEPNPSMHIGGKQDVYNYVLSLGKTLARLRSVLVWNRPLSLENPVHDVQPGDTVYIKNWNEEPLKERWAGPYQVLLTTFTAIKVEGVDAWIHYTRVKRVPRLWEAQPIGPTKLRIRSI, encoded by the coding sequence ATGCCAGAGTGCCCAGTCCCTCTTTTGGGACGGGACCTGTTAACGAAATTGAATGCCACCCTGGTCTTCGAGAATGGGGAGTTAATTATGAAAGTTCCGGAATCAAAAGTAGGACAGATTTTGATGATTACAGAGAAGGCCGTCCCACAGATACCAGAAGAGGTAGAGGATGCAGTCATACCTACAGTTTGGGAGACAGACGTACCTGGAAAATCAAAGGGAGCACAACCTGTAAAGATAGAGTTGAAGGAAGGGGTTAGGCCAGTTCGGATCAGGCAGTACCcattaaaactggaaacaagGTTGGGAATAGTGAATATAATAGACAAATTTCTTAATTACCATATTTTGGAGGAGTGCAAATCAGAATATAACACCCCAATCTTCCCAGTAAAGAAACCCAATGGGGAATATAGGCTAGTACAGGACCTTAgggcaataaatgaaataacaaaagacaTCCATCCAGTGGTGGCTAATCCTTACACATTGTTAacatctgtgaaggagaaatataaatggTTTACAGTAAtagatttaaaagatgctttcttctgcatacCCATTGACAAGGATAGCAGGAAACTTTTTGCCTTCGAGTGGGAAAATCCGCACAACGGACGGAAGATGCAGTTAACTTGGACAAGGCTCCCGCAAGGATTCAAGAATAGTCCAACTCTCTTCGGTAGTCAATTGGCTAAGGAAATAGAAGACTGGACTAAGCAAGGATGTATCCAGGTACCAAGGGACCAATATTTGTTGctacaatatgtggatgatatATTAATAGCTACCGAGGAGGAATCACAGTGCATCCAGGTAACTATTGAAATCTTAAATCAATTAGGAATGAATGGATATAAGGTCtcaaaagaaaaggtacagatTGCATGCttaacagtaatttatttagGATGCGAAATTTCACAAGGACAAAGAAGATTAGGAGTCAATCGAATACGGGCTATCTGCGATATTCCGGAACCTCAAAACTTACATGAACTGAGGGCCTTCTTGGGTATGACTGGTTGGTGCAGGCTATGGGTAATGGACTATGGGCTCATAGCTAAACCTCTCTATGAAGCTCAAAAGGCCCATGTGCTTGtctggggaaaagaacaaaaggaggctttcaggaagatgaaagaggCCCTCACAAAGGCACCCGCTTTAGGTTTGCCTGACCTGTCAAAAGATTTCCAATTATTTGTCCATGAAAGACAGCGATTAGCTTTGGGGGTGCTAACTCAACGGTTAGGCAGCTGGAAACGACCAGTGGGATATTTCTCCAAACAGTTAGATGCAGTAAGTGCAGGGTGGCCTTCGTGTTTAAGGGCGGTAGCAGCTACAGTCCTCCTAATACAAGAAGCTAGAAAACTCACCTTGGGGAAACACATTGAAGTATTTGTGCCACATATGGTAACtacagttttggaacaaaaggggGGTTATTGGTTATCACCTAGCCGAATGATGAAGTACCAGGCTATACTAACTGAGCAGGATGATGTGACCCTAAACACAACTAATCTGTTGAACCCAGCAGTTTTTCTAGGAACATCGCCGGAAGAAGGAAGTCTGAACCATAACTGTATGGAAGTCATTGAATATACGTATGCCAGCAGGGCGGACTTGAAGGACACACCCCTAGAAAGGTATGATTGGGAACTTTTTACTGATGGTAGTAGTTTTGTGGAAAACGGGACCCGATATGCAGGATACGCAGTAACGACTTCAAGAACTATAATCGAAGCGAATTCTCTAACCCCCGGGACCTCAGCACAGCGGGCAGAAATAATAGCCCTTACGCGAGCATTAGAGTTGAGTGAAGGAAGGGAAGTGAATATATGGACGgattcaaaatatgcctttggaGTAGTTCATGTGCATGGAGCGttatggaaggagagaggactgcTGTCTTCGCAAGGAGCTAACATAAAGCATcaagaggaaataatgaaattaataacgGCTGTGCAAAAACCCCGGCAAGTGGCCATAATGCACTGTAAGGCCCATCAAGGAGGAACATCAGAAATTGCAGAAGGAAATAGGCTGGCAGATCAGACAGCTCGACGGGTTGCACGAGAGGTATGGAAACTGATGGCCTTGATTCCGTCGAAGGTAGGTCTCTCTTGTTTTAACTTCCCAAAGTTCCCAAGGTACTCCCAGGAGGATGAGAAGCTGGCAAAACTGATGAAGGCTCAAAAGAATTCTGACGGATGGTATGTGACTGCTACCGGACAGGTGGTGATACCCTCTTTGATAATGCGAGaaatattacaaacaaaacacaacgaATGTCACTGGGGTGCAGAAGCAATGGtaacttatttaaaacataatattgtCTCAGTACATATGTTAACAATGGCAAAAGCAGTGATGTCCAAGTGTGAAATTTGCTTAAAGAATAACCCAGTGGCAAGAAAACATGCCGAAATGGGACGAATTCGAACAGGCATGGAACCAGGTGATTACTGGCAAATCGATTTTATAGAATTACCAAGAACAAGGGGATATAAGTATCTATTAGTGGGGGTAGATACCTTTTCTGGATGGCCGGAGGCCCTTCCCTGTCGCACCAATCAAGCAAGGGAAACAGTGAAGTGGCTCCTACGGGAGATTATCCCTAGGTTTGGTGTACCATTAGGTATCTCTTCAGATAGGGGACCACATTTCATTGCAACTGTGGTTAAAGATGTTAGTAGATTATTGGGAATCTCCTGGAATTTACATACCCCGTGGAGACCCCAGTCCAGTGGTCAAGTAGAGCGAATGAATCAGACCTTGAAAGGGCAAATAAGTAAGATCTGTCAGGAAGCTAAGATACAATGGCCACAGGCCTTGCCGATAGCTTTATTACGAAtcagaataaaacccagaagtgGAATGTCTGTAAGCCCTTTTGAGATTATGTATGGAAAACCTTATGAATCCCCCGAGCCAAATCCAAGTATGCATATTGGTGGTAAACAAGAtgtttataattatgttttatctctTGGCAAAACCTTAGCTCGACTACGCAGTG